From a single Desulfonatronum thioautotrophicum genomic region:
- the buk gene encoding butyrate kinase, with protein MKSILTINPGSTSTKIVLFHGLEPVVSREVQHPKPELAGFPDVWSQFALRLKPILAVLAQAGADRLDAVVGRGGLLAPLPGGVYRIGERMLEDLRLQRFGEHPCNLGAPLALEIAKRFGGLALIVDPVVTDELCPEARLTGLPNVFRRSTFHALSQRGAAREAARRLGINYENGKFIVAHLGGGISIGAHCRGRVVDVTNALDGEGPMSPERSGALPLLPLLQLLEDGAMDLPKLRRAILREGGLHAHLETNDFRVIETMVRQKNAPAVAVVAAFGYAIAKHVASLLPVLVTLKDHRPLDAIVLTGGLAQSEVLLRDLRNRLAPLGSIEVVQGLTEARVMAESALAALQGKVVLQEYGLPKTIPNHTSSIPTETCSGNEPLA; from the coding sequence ATGAAATCCATCTTGACCATCAACCCCGGGTCAACTTCGACGAAGATTGTTCTGTTCCACGGCCTGGAGCCGGTGGTCTCCCGTGAAGTCCAGCACCCGAAACCGGAGTTGGCCGGGTTTCCCGATGTCTGGAGCCAATTTGCTCTGCGACTCAAGCCGATTTTGGCTGTTCTTGCCCAGGCGGGCGCGGACCGCTTGGACGCCGTGGTGGGCCGGGGCGGCCTGCTGGCTCCCCTCCCCGGCGGGGTTTACCGGATTGGTGAGCGGATGCTTGAGGATTTGCGTTTGCAACGCTTCGGAGAGCATCCATGCAACCTGGGTGCACCGCTGGCCTTGGAGATAGCAAAGCGCTTCGGAGGGTTGGCCCTGATCGTGGACCCAGTGGTTACGGACGAACTTTGTCCAGAGGCCAGACTGACCGGCTTGCCGAACGTATTCCGCCGGAGCACGTTTCATGCCCTGTCACAACGCGGTGCGGCCCGGGAGGCAGCCCGACGCCTGGGCATAAATTACGAAAACGGCAAATTCATCGTCGCCCATCTCGGAGGAGGCATCAGCATCGGTGCCCATTGCCGCGGTAGGGTGGTGGATGTGACGAATGCCCTGGACGGAGAGGGACCGATGAGCCCGGAACGCAGCGGTGCGTTGCCGCTCCTGCCGTTACTCCAGCTTCTGGAAGATGGGGCCATGGACCTTCCGAAGCTGCGCCGCGCCATACTCCGGGAAGGGGGGTTGCATGCGCATCTGGAGACCAATGACTTTCGGGTCATTGAAACGATGGTCCGCCAAAAAAATGCTCCGGCCGTGGCCGTGGTCGCCGCATTCGGCTACGCGATTGCCAAGCACGTCGCATCCTTGCTGCCTGTCCTGGTGACACTCAAGGATCATCGGCCCTTGGACGCCATCGTGCTCACCGGCGGCTTGGCCCAAAGTGAAGTGCTGTTGCGCGACCTGCGCAACCGGCTTGCGCCTCTGGGCAGCATCGAGGTGGTCCAGGGGTTGACCGAGGCAAGGGTTATGGCTGAAAGTGCCCTGGCGGCCTTGCAGGGCAAAGTCGTCCTCCAGGAGTACGGCTTGCCAAAAACAATCCCAAATCACACATCCAGCATTCCTACCGAAACGTGCTCTGGAAACGAGCCTTTGGCGTGA
- a CDS encoding bifunctional enoyl-CoA hydratase/phosphate acetyltransferase, whose translation MTITSLDDLIRSAVASPSSPKLAIARSGDIFVLEAAMQAYSAGLLEPVLIGDQNITRRIAHDLSLDISSLRCIHLPDDEAAVREAVRMYREGEAALIMKGAVSTSTLLKAVLDKTSGVPPQGILSHVTVFENPASGKLMLLSDAAVNIRPNLQRKVEILRNALNVARALGMTVPRAAMLAATEKVNYPAMPATLDADLIARMGQEGAFGDALVGGPMALDLALSAQAATSKGFQSPVAGNADILITPDIESGNVLFKSLNTLLSLDVAGVVVGSSVPIVVPSRGDSAHSKLLSMALAVHLTTTS comes from the coding sequence ATGACCATAACCTCCCTTGACGACCTGATCCGCTCCGCGGTTGCGTCCCCCAGCAGCCCGAAGCTGGCCATTGCCCGTTCCGGGGACATATTTGTCCTGGAGGCGGCAATGCAGGCCTATTCAGCCGGCCTTTTGGAGCCGGTGCTCATCGGCGACCAGAACATCACCCGGCGTATTGCCCACGACCTGAGCCTGGATATCTCATCTCTGCGCTGTATCCACCTGCCTGACGACGAAGCAGCTGTCCGGGAAGCCGTTCGGATGTACCGGGAGGGAGAGGCCGCGCTGATCATGAAAGGGGCCGTCTCCACCAGCACGCTGCTCAAGGCCGTGCTGGACAAGACTTCCGGCGTTCCTCCCCAGGGCATTCTCAGCCATGTCACGGTGTTCGAGAACCCAGCCTCCGGCAAGCTGATGCTGCTCAGCGACGCCGCGGTGAACATTCGCCCCAACCTGCAACGCAAGGTGGAGATACTGCGCAACGCCCTGAACGTGGCCCGGGCCTTGGGCATGACCGTCCCCCGAGCGGCCATGCTCGCGGCCACGGAAAAGGTCAACTACCCGGCCATGCCCGCCACCTTGGACGCGGACCTGATCGCGCGCATGGGTCAGGAAGGAGCTTTCGGGGACGCTCTTGTGGGCGGCCCCATGGCTTTGGACCTGGCTCTCTCGGCCCAGGCCGCGACCAGCAAGGGGTTTCAAAGCCCCGTCGCCGGCAATGCCGACATTCTCATCACCCCGGACATCGAAAGCGGCAATGTGCTTTTTAAATCCCTGAACACCTTGCTCAGCCTGGATGTGGCCGGGGTTGTGGTGGGCAGTTCCGTACCCATCGTCGTCCCCTCCCGCGGCGACAGTGCCCATTCCAAGCTGCTTTCCATGGCCCTGGCCGTCCACCTGACCACCACGTCATGA